TTGGATGTCTGTCTGCTTCAActtcttctgttaaaaaaaaaaaagtgacatggGGCGGGGGGCCACAGATACACAGTCAGGGGGTCTGTCACACTTAGAGTGACTCTGCAGTCACTCCACCTTTCTGGGGCTATTTCCTTACTTGCAAAGTCAGGGATTAGcacagatgaattttttttttaaacagatgaattgttttaatacttttttgtttCACCAGTGAAAACTTACCAAAAAAATCTTAGGAGAATCCCAATCTATGACACAGAACAGGTGAAAGGAAGGGTGCTGTGGTTAAAGGCGGGAGGCGGGGACATGTGCTGTTCAGCCTCTCCCTGCCACCTGGCCCTTTCCCCACCTCGGCAACTCCGGACATGTCCTTGGAAACCTGGGGCTTCCCAGAAGGCGGCTGGCGTCCCAGGGAGTGGATGCTTtctggcctccctcctccctctgccacaGGGGCCAGGGCCAAGCCCCTGAGAATCCCCTCTGTCCTCCTGCCACCCCGCAAGGCACCTCACGGTGGGCTGGCCAGGGTGCGCGTGCATGCGGAGGGGAGAGTGCATGCATGTGGGGATGCGAGGGTGAGAGGCATGTGAGGGAGAAAGCGCACGGGAGCTGCACCTGCAGGGGCTGGATGCCGCTGGCCAGGAGGTGGGAAATCATGCGCACGTGGGCCCTCTTCTTTGGGTCCTGAGGCAGGAGTCGCTGCGTGGGCCGGGTCTCCTCCAGGTACTCAATGATGGCCAGCTGTCCGGAGGCGAGCCGTGAGGCAGGGACCATGGGGGGACTGTaaactcctcttcctcccccacttccaACACCACCATCGTCACCACCCCCCTTCTTACCCTTCTTACCATCCTCCCCTTGAGCCCTGTGAAGCCAAGAGGCTTCCCAGGAGGATGAGATCATTTTGGACCCTTGTCCTACAGAATTTAGTCCCCCATATGCTTGAGTCTCCCTTCACTTCCCAAAGCAAGCAAGcaaccttcctccctcccccactcatcCCTGCTGAGAGCTGGGTGCCCTGGGCAGACACAGGCAAGGAAGAGCTACGAGGTCCTCTTGCTCAGGGCACCACGCTCATGAGGGGCCTCCCAAAGCCGCCACTCACTGACTGGCCAATGGTGATTCCATCAATCTTCAGGGCTGGCACCTGCTTCATGGGATTCAGGGCCTGGAATTCTTCAGAGAACTGTGGAGACAAGGCCCTGGTGGACTGGGCAGTCTGGCCTGAGCTGGCTAAAGCAGAGTCTGGCAAGCAGGAAGCCCCTCGCCTACTGCCCACCTGTACCTCCCTCCCCTGGGAAAGGCCCTGGCTCCCAGGCCCAGGGTGACACCTGGGGGATCTGTGAAGTATCCTGAACCCCAGTGGCTGCTGAGATACAGGTTTCATCCTAGTGGCCTGGCTCTGTGCTTGTCCCTGCACTTTATATGTGGTCACCAAGGCACATCCAGAGGGCCTGGCATGGGGCGAGGACCCGCTCACCACCCACACTTCTGGAGCCAGACATGGAGAGGCCAGGCTGTGGTGCGGAGCCTGGAACCTGGGCCCTTCCCATGGCTCCTCTTGCTGCACAGCTGGCCGCCCTGTCCCACAGGGCAGGGCCAGCAGCCTCCTCTGGCCATGGGGACCACAGGGCGCATGCTCATCTCTTGCCTGCAGAAGTCTGCACCCCCTGCCGGGCCCCTCTCCAAGGCCTCTGACTCCTACATTGTGGCCTGGGGGCAGCCTCCTTACCTGCTGCCCCCCATCCTTTGTGAGGTTGATGGTTATCGTCTCATAGTCCATGTTTTTCAAGGCCAGAGCTAGGAGAGACAGCAGACAAGTCAGTGACAGCCTCTGACCACACTTCCCAGGGTGACGAGCGGGAAGGAGGCTTCTTTCTCCACACTGCTGGGTAGCCCTGTCGCCTTCTTCCCAACTTCCTGGATCACCACCCGCTCCCCTACCCCAGGGCCATGATGCTCTGCCTCTCTTGCCCCTGGACTCTCTGTGTCCCCAGCGGACCTCTCATGCCTCTAGGTGGTGCTATGAGGGTGTGTGCCCTGGCCCGCTGAGGGCTCCTGGAGGACAGCAGGGAAATGTCCCCTTCATCTCTGCCCCTGGCAGGGCCTTACCCAGTGGCAAGCAGGGCTTATTTGTTGGAGACATGCAATCACTCCTCCATAAAGGTCATCTGCGGGCCAAGGGAAGGTGCTCAGTGACTACGCAGGGCCCACACAGGCAGAGGACACTCTTGTTCTGTTTAGAGGAGAACCCCTTTCTAATCCATTCTCTCTGTTCTCAGGGCTGTTGACTACAGATCCCAAGGCATCAGGGCTCTCTGGTGACCTCAGCACATCTGCTGACTCCCAGTGGCTGGATTTCCTCTCCATCTCCTTTGATCTTTTCCTCCCAGCATGGTGAGGGCAAAACACTCGGTCGACCCTAGTGGAGGAGACTGTGTGTGTAAGTGTGAACACTTGTGCCTTAAAATATGGCGATGGCCGGTATCAGGCAAATGAGCGAGGGGAGGAGCGCAAGACGTGTCACAGCCTGCAGACAGCCCAGGAGACGCGGGGCTCCTTCTCAGCGCCGGTCAGCTCCACCCTGGAGAGTGGAAGTGGTCGGGGCCAGGCAGGAGGCCAATGCGTGGTGGCCCTGCAGAGACAGTGCCCGCGCTGCTGGTCTGGCCCCGTCAGGGCAGAGGCTCTGGGCCCAGGGAGGccgtcttcttggagaaatgtgtCCTTGGGCACCCCAGTGCTCTTGCCTACTGATTCTAGCAAATACCAAGTGActgtgggagggggagggtcaTGAGGATGGCTTCCGAGTCAGGAACAGGCTCCTGGCAGCAGGCTACCTGGGTTTAAATGTCATCACAttcacttgctagctgtgtggccctggacaAGTAACGTCAGCCTCTGTGCCTGTTGCCCCATCTGACAGGCAGCATAGCGTAGTAAAGAGCATGGACTAGCTGGAGCTAGGCTAGCTGGTTCAGATTCCAGGCCTGCCTCTTACTAGCTacatgatcttgggcaagttacttaacctccccgtgccccagttttcccacctgtacaatggtgatgataataatacctcCCTCCCAGGGTCGTTGAGGTTTAAATGGAGTCATGTACACAAAAACACTCAGCACCGTTCTCTTTCTGTACGAGCTGCTACGACTATGACCTTGGCCGAGGGCTGACTTAAGCTGAGGGACAGAAGGGTCGAACCAGGACTAAACCAGAGGGCCCAGTTTCTCCTTCCCGAAGCCTCTGGGGTCCACACTGGCCAGCTCTGTTTAATTTGCCAGATCAAATAAGATAAGAACTGAGGAAGGCCAGCTGTTCCCTGCCAGTTACCAAGGATCTCTGGATTCTGTGAGCCTGCCTGAAGCATGGTTGCTAAGGGGCTTTGGAGAGCAGAGTGGGAGAGGTGGCAGGCCCAAGAGGAAAaacacccctccccacttcctctaGTTGGACTTCCGAGGTGGAGGTGCCATTCGAGGCCGAGGGCTCCAGGAGACTGGGGATGCTGTGGCTGGTGCCCTGTCTGACAGAGGCTTTTCACCcaggcctccctccaccccatACCACCCCACTCCAGCTCTCGGTGGAGGTACAGCTCTTACCGATTCGAACTCTCCATGAGCAGGAGCTTCGGAAGTAGGAATAGAGGATGGGCTGAGGAGAGAAGACGAGGACGCATGTTAACCCATGCTTGGTGGGTTCTCAGCCCCAGGAGCCCACTGGAGGGGAGGCAACAGCTCCCAGCCAGGGGTCTCCAAGCCAGCACTGTTTCTTCCCAGCCTGCTAGGCCTCCTCCCTCAGGCCTGCGTCTGGAAAAGTCAGGCCAGACTCAGAGCTCTCTGGGTTAGAGGCCTGGGGAGTCATGTGGGGTCCCTCAGCTCCAAACTGTGCTGTCATGCATTCCTGATGTCCAGGGGGCCCCCAAAGGGGCAGCCAGACTGCAGGTGCCCTCCTTACCTTCCTAGACTCAGCCATGATGATGTGGTGACCCTTGGCCTCTCAGGGAATGTCCCCTCCCACAGAACtgcggggcagggggaggaacCCTAAAGGGGTGGATCCCATGAGCCAATGGGGAAGCTGGTCTAAACAGGCATCAGGAGAACTTTGACTCTGGTCAGAAAGGGCATCTCTTTCTAATCTGGGGAAAGCTTTTTATGCTCCTGGTGGAGCCAGGTCTGGTGTCCTGGGCAGACAGCTAGGCCTGGTTTTGAAGCAGTAGTTCATGTGGTGCAGTGGGCTAGGAGCTGGCATACTGGGAGTCTGGTCCCAGTGCAGGACCTAGCCCCGCATGACTGGGGACAAATCCCTACCTTCTCTAGTCTTCagctccctcatctgtaaaatgaagggttgCCCTAAAATGATAGCTTATTTCCTTCCAACAGTGGCAGAAAGACCAGGAAATCTAGTTTTCTGCACTTTGGTGCCCATCTCTTTCAACATTCCACCCACCAGTCCTCCAGACTCTCAGCTGATCTCATAAAAATAGCATCCGGAAAACTCAGGCCAGACTCAGAGGGGGgaactttcctggcggtccagaggttaagactttgccttccaatgcagggggtgtggggtggggtttttggtcaggaagctaagatcccacatgccttgcagccaaaaaaccaaaaaacattaaagaaaaacccagaagcaatattgtaataaattcaataaagactttaaaaatggtacacgtcaaaaaaaaatctataaaaaaaaatagctgggGAATATGCCCACTGACTCCAAAGCTGAGGTCATAAGCTGGCAGCCCACAGCGTTCTGTTTGGTCTATactgtatttaaaaatgtttcaattcATTGCTAACATTAAAAGTCACATTGTTTCATATACAAATCCTGTTGtccattttttattaaaaaaaaaaatctggagataATGAACTCAGTTTCCTGAGGAGCAAAATTGATCAGAGCCAATTAATGGCCCCTTTTAGAGAGGGCATGCCCTCTCAGATCTGCTATGGCCCCCACCTGGTCCACTTCTCTCATTTTTGTTACTCTGAGGCCCCTGAAGGCAGCAGGGTGTGTGACCTCTCCTCTAAAGTTTAGGGGACTCAAAGTTAATTTCTCTGGTGCTTCTTGGTCACCAGCATTTCAAAGCAGAACCCAGAACAGAGTTACCAGTAATTAGCACTCATGAATCTTCTGGCAGACACATATGTAGCCTTTTGGATGAGGGAGAGCTCAATAGAATTTCTTAGATCACCCTTGTCTACCATCCCTCTGACTACAGACATTTCACCCAAGTTCGCTCTCCCTTCTGTATGCCCCAGCTCACCAAGCTGCTACCTGACCTTGCTTTCATCATCCCTGAACTACCAACTCCATCTTCTACTCCATCTTCTACGTGGGCAAGGGCACAAGTGGGAACCCAGTCCCTCCCAAGTTAGTTCCTGACCCTGGGAGTTCCAGTCTATTCTGAAGGCAACTTTTGTGGGGAAAGTGAAGATAGTTCTGGCACAAAGGTCAAGTGATAGGCAGCAGGCATTCTTGGAGGGAGAAGAGTTCGTAGGCTACAACTGGATGTACCCTGTTCCAGGGTGCATCCCTTTCCTTATTTGGTTAGGCTGGAGGGGCCCCTGGGGCCAAGAGGCAGCTACACTGAAACAGAATGGAACCACTAGAGAGCTGCAGACATCAGCTTAGAATCCTTAAAGAAATGCCTTACCTAATTACTAAATGTTACACATTTGACCTAGACTAAGGGTGACCACAGAATCACTGTAAATGCCCTGCCCTCAGGTTTCTTACTTATGGGCCATCAGGAGATGTAATGGAGGGCGGTCTCTGATCTTTCTCTTACCAATGATAACTTCATAAACCATCCCATGTTCCTTTTTGCATTTGTAGGGCTAAATTTTAAGCCCAAGTAAAATATCCGTTTCATCACCACTCCTGGAGGAActgtttttaattcaaatatgGATTCTCACCACTCtagcagattttattttaaaaccacctCTTACACATGATTTTCGAGAAAGACTCCTAAACTCCTATTTGGGAGTGGGAGGGCTATACACTGTTAAAGTgatactatagggcttccctggtggcgcagtggttgagagtccgcctgccgatgcaggggacacgggttcgtgccccggtccgggaagatcccacatgccgcggagcggctgggcccgtgagccatggccgctgggcctgcgcatccagagcctgtgctccgcaacgggagaggccacaacagtgagaggcccgcgtacagcaaaaaaaaaaaaaaaaaaagtgatgttaTATCCCACCTGATGGGCCTGCCACCTTCCTTTGAGCTACAATAGCTGTTCCAAATCTTTAATAGAGATTGATAACAGTGGTTCTGGGGTTAGTcttgggaaatacaaattaaaactggtAATAAGGTCCCCAAGTGATTATGATGACTGTAAGTGCCACAGTTTCCCCTCGCCCCTGGCGCTCTCTCAAAATGCAAACAACCCTGAAAGGCCATTTAACTGTTAAGACCTGCCGGGCCGACCGGCAGGGCTGTGCGGATCAGGGAGACGAGGGACGACGCTTGGAAGCCCTAGCAGGTCGAGTGGGGTTAGGGGTGGGTGGACAGACAGATGAAGAGCAAGGGTACAGCCACCAAACCAAGCCGGGTACTCTCCACGAGGACCTTGCACCTCGCGCCCAATCCTCTCGGGATCACAGGCCACAGCGAGTAGCGCGCAGGTGCAGAGCGGTGCCAGCGCGGCGCATTGCATGCTGGGAGTCGCCGTAGGAGCTGTGGGCGGGGCCGAGCGGCTCACCTTTGACCCCGCCCCCCAAGATTTCTCCCTGTTTCTAAGTAGAGCCTCTCTCCCCGGATGCATGACACAGACCTTCCCCACTTGCATCTCGCACTCTGGGCGACCCCTCTTCCAGGCCAGGAAACTTCGCGCCTGCGACTCTCCGAGTCGTCGACGATTCAGGCCCAGTGAGACCCCGACACGTCAGAACTTACGTTTTCGTCTCGGTAAAGCTAGGGCTTGGACTAGAATGAGCTTTAAGGTCTCTTCTAGCTTGCCCCGCCCTGCCGCCACGCCCCCAGTCCTGGCGCTGCTGGGAATTGCAGTTCTTTGAGCCCGCTTTCTCCCCGGCCCGCCCGGACGTCATGCTCTGCGCCACTAGCCGTCTCCTAGCGGCCCGGGCGGCGACCGCGCTCCCCTTCCAGCCCAGAGTCCGGGGTagggaactacatttcccagggcCCCCGGCTGCCGGCGCagggaactacatttcccagggcACCCCGAGCCGCCGCTTGGTGACTTATTGGCGGGGCGGCTCGCAAGACCCAGCGTGCTTGCGGGCCGGAGGGCCATCCTGAGGAGGGGAAGGATGCCGCCGGCCGTAGGCGGAGGCCTGGCAGGGTCTGAGCTGCGTCCCCGGAGGGGCCGCTGTGGGTCCCAGGCTGCTAGGGCCGTGGGCCCGGACGTGGCCACCGAAGCTACAACGCGGAGCCCCAAACGGCCTGCTCCGAGCTCGCGGCGCTTCGAGGCGCCCGGCCGGTGGGCTCTGCTGGCCCTGGTGACGCTGATGTCCTTTGCCACCCGCTTCCACCGTCTGGACCAGCCGCCGCACATCTGGTGAGTGATGGGAGGGACTGGGCAGGCACCATGGCaactgggagggaggggcgcgcCTTCTCATTGGTCTGGAGGCACGGAGAGGGCGG
Above is a genomic segment from Pseudorca crassidens isolate mPseCra1 chromosome 1, mPseCra1.hap1, whole genome shotgun sequence containing:
- the GSTZ1 gene encoding maleylacetoacetate isomerase isoform X2 produces the protein MQVGKPILYSYFRSSCSWRVRIALALKNMDYETITINLTKDGGQQFSEEFQALNPMKQVPALKIDGITIGQSLAIIEYLEETRPTQRLLPQDPKKRAHVRMISHLLASGIQPLQNLSVLKQVGPENQLTWAQQAISSGFNALEQILQSTAGKYCVGDEVSMADLCLAPQVANADRFKVDLTPYPTISRINKSLLALEAFQVSHPCRQPDTPPELRA
- the GSTZ1 gene encoding maleylacetoacetate isomerase isoform X1; its protein translation is MAESRKPILYSYFRSSCSWRVRIALALKNMDYETITINLTKDGGQQFSEEFQALNPMKQVPALKIDGITIGQSLAIIEYLEETRPTQRLLPQDPKKRAHVRMISHLLASGIQPLQNLSVLKQVGPENQLTWAQQAISSGFNALEQILQSTAGKYCVGDEVSMADLCLAPQVANADRFKVDLTPYPTISRINKSLLALEAFQVSHPCRQPDTPPELRA
- the GSTZ1 gene encoding maleylacetoacetate isomerase isoform X3; translation: MSPTNKPCLPLALALKNMDYETITINLTKDGGQQFSEEFQALNPMKQVPALKIDGITIGQSLAIIEYLEETRPTQRLLPQDPKKRAHVRMISHLLASGIQPLQNLSVLKQVGPENQLTWAQQAISSGFNALEQILQSTAGKYCVGDEVSMADLCLAPQVANADRFKVDLTPYPTISRINKSLLALEAFQVSHPCRQPDTPPELRA